The following coding sequences lie in one Vidua chalybeata isolate OUT-0048 chromosome 16, bVidCha1 merged haplotype, whole genome shotgun sequence genomic window:
- the EARS2 gene encoding probable glutamate--tRNA ligase, mitochondrial isoform X1, with protein MARALRALRCAAGPGPGPGSGSGPGPGPGLGLGPGPSPERGPRVRFGPSPTGFLHLGGLRTALYNYIFAKKHQGTFILRVEDTDQSRVVPGAAEGIEDMLDWAGIPPDESPGRGGPAGPYVQSRRLELYGRAGAALLASGAAYRCFCSPQRLQLLRRDALRSQQTPRYDNRCRHLAPAEVAQKLAQGLDCVIRFRLEKGVQPFQDLVYGWNKHEVAEVEGDPVILKGDGFPTYHLANVVDDHYMGITHVLRGTEWLASTSKHLLLYKAFGWEPPQFGHLPLLLNKDGAKLSKRQGDIFLERFARDGFLPEALLDIVTNCGSGFTEKQMGRTLEELISQFEVGRITTHSALLDLEALPEFNRIHLTRHIENQGLRQKLVRELQGLVELVYGDQQVDPDVLENEYVERVLLLRKGHISLLKNLVSSDYSYLWVRPSVSRQQLQTISAEVDKIGKLVLGLMTRPAAALTVEELNKDLRSLQKQTRETKYSSMMQLLRLALSGQQHGPSVAEMMVTLGAEEVCGRIHRALSS; from the exons ATGGCGCGAGCTCTGCGCGCGCTGCGCTGCGcggcgggaccgggaccgggaccgggatcgggatcgggaccCGGACCCGGACCCGGCCTCGGCCTCGGCCCCGGTCCCAGTCCCGAGCGGGGGCCGCGCGTCCGGTTCGGGCCCAGCCCCACAG GTTTTCTGCATTTAGGTGGCCTTAGGACTGCTTTGTACAATTATATCTTTGCCAAAAAACACCAAGGGACATTTATATTAAGAGTGGAGGATACAGATCAGAGTCGGGTggtgcctggagctgcagaaggaataGAAGATATGTTGGACTGGGCAG GTATTCCCCCGGACGAGAGCcccgggcggggcggccccgccgggccctaCGTGCAGTCGCGGAGGCTGGAGCTGTacgggcgggcgggcgcggcgctgcTGGCCAGCGGGGCCGCCTACCGCTGCTTCTGCAGCCCGCAGCGCCTGCAGCTGCTGCGCCGGGACGCGCTGCGCAGCCAGCAGACCCCGCG GTATGACAACCGCTGTCGGCACCTGGCGCCCGCAGAAGTGGCGCAGAAGCTGGCACAGGGCCTCGACTGCGTCATCCGCTTCCGCCTGGAGAAGGGGGTGCAGCCCTTCCAGGACCTGGTCTACGGCTGGAACAAGCACGAGGTGGCTGAGGTGGAAGGTGACCCCGTGATTCTCAAGGGGGACGGCTTCCCCACGTACCACCTGGCAAACGTGGTGGATGACCACTACATGGGCATCACCCACGTCCTGCGCGGCACCGAGTGGCTGGCCTCAACTTCCAAACACCTGCTTCTCTACAAGGCCTTTGGCTGGGAGCCCCCTCAGTTTGGCcacctccctctgctgctgaaCAAGGACGGTGCCAAGCTGTCCAAGAGGCAGGGGGACATCTTCCTGGAGCGCTTCGCTCGGGACGGCTTCCTGCCCGAGGCGCTGCTGGACATCGTCACCAACTGCGgctcgggcttcacag AGAAGCAGATGGGGAGGACTTTGGAGGAGCTGATCTCCCAGTTTGAAGTAGGCAGAATTACAACCCATTCTGCTCTGCTGGACCTTGAAGCGCTCCCAGAATTCAACAG GATTCACCTGACCCGTCACATTGAGAACCAAGGGCTGCGCCAGAAGCTCGTtagggagctgcaggggctggtggaGCTCGTCTATGGGGATCAGCAAGTGGATCCAGATGTTCTGGAAAATGAATACGTGGAGCGAGTCCTTCTGCTGAGAAAA GGTCACATAAGCCTCCTGAAGAATCTGGTGTCGAGTGATTACTCTTACCTGTGGGTCAGGCCCTCAGTGTCCCGCCAGCAGCTACAAACAATTTCTGCAGAAGTAGATAAAATAGGAAAACTAGTCTTAGG GCTCATGACAAGACCAGCAGCTGCCTTGACTGTGGAGGAGTTGAACAAAGACCTGAGAAGTCTCCAGAAGCAAACCAGAGAGACCAAGTACAGCAGCATGATGCAGCTCCTGCGCCTGGCGCTCAGCGGGCAGCAG CACGGCCCGAGCGTGGCTGAGATGATGGTGActctgggagctgaggaggTGTGTGGCCGGATAcacagagccctgtccagctga
- the EARS2 gene encoding probable glutamate--tRNA ligase, mitochondrial isoform X3, whose amino-acid sequence MARALRALRCAAGPGPGPGSGSGPGPGPGLGLGPGPSPERGPRVRFGPSPTGFLHLGGLRTALYNYIFAKKHQGTFILRVEDTDQSRVVPGAAEGIEDMLDWAGIPPDESPGRGGPAGPYVQSRRLELYGRAGAALLASGAAYRCFCSPQRLQLLRRDALRSQQTPRYDNRCRHLAPAEVAQKLAQGLDCVIRFRLEKGVQPFQDLVYGWNKHEVAEVEGDPVILKGDGFPTYHLANVVDDHYMGITHVLRGTEWLASTSKHLLLYKAFGWEPPQFGHLPLLLNKDGAKLSKRQGDIFLERFARDGFLPEALLDIVTNCGSGFTEKQMGRTLEELISQFEVGRITTHSALLDLEALPEFNRIHLTRHIENQGLRQKLVRELQGLVELVYGDQQVDPDVLENEYVERVLLLRKLCFLSPGSHKPPEESGVE is encoded by the exons ATGGCGCGAGCTCTGCGCGCGCTGCGCTGCGcggcgggaccgggaccgggaccgggatcgggatcgggaccCGGACCCGGACCCGGCCTCGGCCTCGGCCCCGGTCCCAGTCCCGAGCGGGGGCCGCGCGTCCGGTTCGGGCCCAGCCCCACAG GTTTTCTGCATTTAGGTGGCCTTAGGACTGCTTTGTACAATTATATCTTTGCCAAAAAACACCAAGGGACATTTATATTAAGAGTGGAGGATACAGATCAGAGTCGGGTggtgcctggagctgcagaaggaataGAAGATATGTTGGACTGGGCAG GTATTCCCCCGGACGAGAGCcccgggcggggcggccccgccgggccctaCGTGCAGTCGCGGAGGCTGGAGCTGTacgggcgggcgggcgcggcgctgcTGGCCAGCGGGGCCGCCTACCGCTGCTTCTGCAGCCCGCAGCGCCTGCAGCTGCTGCGCCGGGACGCGCTGCGCAGCCAGCAGACCCCGCG GTATGACAACCGCTGTCGGCACCTGGCGCCCGCAGAAGTGGCGCAGAAGCTGGCACAGGGCCTCGACTGCGTCATCCGCTTCCGCCTGGAGAAGGGGGTGCAGCCCTTCCAGGACCTGGTCTACGGCTGGAACAAGCACGAGGTGGCTGAGGTGGAAGGTGACCCCGTGATTCTCAAGGGGGACGGCTTCCCCACGTACCACCTGGCAAACGTGGTGGATGACCACTACATGGGCATCACCCACGTCCTGCGCGGCACCGAGTGGCTGGCCTCAACTTCCAAACACCTGCTTCTCTACAAGGCCTTTGGCTGGGAGCCCCCTCAGTTTGGCcacctccctctgctgctgaaCAAGGACGGTGCCAAGCTGTCCAAGAGGCAGGGGGACATCTTCCTGGAGCGCTTCGCTCGGGACGGCTTCCTGCCCGAGGCGCTGCTGGACATCGTCACCAACTGCGgctcgggcttcacag AGAAGCAGATGGGGAGGACTTTGGAGGAGCTGATCTCCCAGTTTGAAGTAGGCAGAATTACAACCCATTCTGCTCTGCTGGACCTTGAAGCGCTCCCAGAATTCAACAG GATTCACCTGACCCGTCACATTGAGAACCAAGGGCTGCGCCAGAAGCTCGTtagggagctgcaggggctggtggaGCTCGTCTATGGGGATCAGCAAGTGGATCCAGATGTTCTGGAAAATGAATACGTGGAGCGAGTCCTTCTGCTGAGAAAA ctttgctttctttccccaGGGTCACATAAGCCTCCTGAAGAATCTGGTGTCGAGTGA
- the GGA2 gene encoding ADP-ribosylation factor-binding protein GGA2 has translation MAGTGQLERWLNEATDPSISEENWDCIQRFCEQVNADTEGPWFALRLLAHKIQSPQEGEALRALTVLETCVNNCGDRFHSEMAKFRFLNELIKVLSPKYYGIWSSEKVKSRVTEVIFSWTVWFPQEVKIQDAYQMLKKQGIVKEDPKLPQDKILPPPSPRPQNSIFDTDEEKSKLLARLLKSSHPEDLQAANRLIQSVIKEEQEKSAQVARRVNAIREVSENVKHMDELLESYRRQELSPADQETLQALLQRCERLRPLLFRLASEAVADEEALAEILQANDKLSRALGQYRQAVASQESGDGAGSAASSAWAPACRAAPRRTRSYTLMDFSGLEAMAQTPPEPSADTASTCLLEEELQSLGLSNSPVIQKPPPDFGLAEPAVHNGFREGVSAVQTLAPQEGWEDSCAGKNEFQSLDEQLSPPSKTKTFSLDLSPMKLPFPDLPNNSVADPPLPSPGCDLKPAASLQPASPDASLENLSVPLISVTPSTICPLTVYDRNGFKAMLHFSRDPAPGRPDVLVMVLSMLSTSAHPIKDIAFQAAVPKTMQIKLQPAPGCELPAFNPLLPPAVLSRVLLLANPHKDPIRLRYKLMFTQGVQPFCEVGEVTGFPEAELWGRS, from the exons ATGGCTGGCACGGGGCAGCTGGAGCGCTGGCTCA ATGAGGCCACTGACCCGAGTATCTCCGAGGAAAACTGGGACTGCATCCAGCGGTTCTGCGAGCAGGTGAACGCTGACACGGAGGG CCCGTGGTTTGCGCTGAGGCTGCTGGCACACAAAATCCAGTCCCCTCAGGAGGGGGAAGCTCTCCGTGCTCTCACA gtGCTGGAGACCTGTGTGAACAACTGTGGTGACAGATTTCACAGTGAAATGGCAAAATTCAGGTTTCTGAATGAGCTGATTAAAGTGCTTTCCCCAAAG TACTATGGAATTTGGTCTTCAGAAAAAGTCAAGTCAAGGGTCACAGAAGTGATATTCAGTTGGACAGTCTGGTTTCCTCAGGAAGTCAAAATCCAGGATGCTTATCAGATGCTGAAGAAACAAG GGATTGTAAAAGAAGATCCCAAACTGCCACAAGATAAAATTTTacctcctccttctccaagACCTCAGAATTCCATTTTTGACACAGATGAAGAGAAGTCCAAG ctcctggccaggcTCCTGAAGAGCAGCCACCCCGAGGACCTGCAGGCAGCCAACCGCCTGATCCAGAGCGTCATTAAAGAG GAACAAGAAAAGTCAGCTCAGGTGGCCCGAAGAGTGAACGCCATCCGTGAGGTTTCTGAGAATGTCAAACATATGGATGAGCTCCTGGAGAGCTACAGGAGACAAGAATTATCCCCAGCTGACCAGGAGACCCTACAG GCCCTGCTCCAGCGCTGTGAGAGGCTCAGGCCGCTGCTCTTCCGCCTGGCCAGCGAGGCGGTGGCTGACGAGGAGGCTCTAG ctgaGATCCTGCAGGCCAATGACAAGCTCTCACGGGCGCTGGGGCAGTACAGGCAGGCTGTGGCCAGCCAGGAGAGCGGGGATGGAGCAGGttcagctgccagctctgcctgggcacCAG CGTGCCGAGCAGCCCCGCGGCGCACGAGGAGCTACACCCTGATGGACTTCTCCGGGCTGGAGGCCATGGCCCAGACCCCCCCAGAGCCCTCTGCAGACACAGCCTCCACCTGCCTGCTCGAGGAGGAGCTGCAGTCCCTAG GTCTCAGCAACTCCCCTGTCATACAGAAACCACCACCTGATTTTGGCCTAGCAGAG CCTGCTGTACACAATGGATTTAGGGAAGGTGTAAGTGCTGTTCAAACCCTGGCACcacaggagggctgggaagaCAGCTGTGCAGGGAAGAATGAATTCCAGAGCCTGGATGAACAGCTCTCCCCACCATCCAAGACCAAGACATTCTCTTT ggatTTATCACCAATGAAATTGCCCTTTCCAGATCTTCCCAATAACTCAGTGGCAGATCCTCCACTCCCCAGTCCAGGCTGTGATCTGAAGCCTGCTGCCTCTTTGCAGCCAGCTTCCCCTGATGCTTCTCTAGAAAACCTTTCTGTGCCTTTAATTTCAGTTACACCAA GCACTATCTGTCCACTCACTGTGTATGACAGGAATGGTTTCAAGGCCATGCTCCACTTCTCCAGAGACCCAGCTCCCGGCCGACCAGACGTGCTGGTGATGGTTCTGTCCATGCTGAGCACCTCAGCGCACCCCATTAAGGACATAGCGTTCCAGGCTGCAGTCCCAAAG accATGCAGATAAAGTTACAGCCAGCCCCTGGCTGTGAGCTGCCAGCCTTCAACCCTCTCCTCCCGCCCGCAGTGCTGTCCCGGGTGCTGCTGCTCGCCAACCCACacaag gATCCCATCCGACTGAGGTACAAACTGATGTTCACGCAGGGCGTGCAGCCCTTCTGTGAGGTGGGAGAGGTGACTGGCTTTCCagaagcagagctctggggcaggagctga
- the EARS2 gene encoding probable glutamate--tRNA ligase, mitochondrial isoform X2, which yields MARALRALRCAAGPGPGPGSGSGPGPGPGLGLGPGPSPERGPRVRFGPSPTGFLHLGGLRTALYNYIFAKKHQGTFILRVEDTDQSRVVPGAAEGIEDMLDWAGIPPDESPGRGGPAGPYVQSRRLELYGRAGAALLASGAAYRCFCSPQRLQLLRRDALRSQQTPRYDNRCRHLAPAEVAQKLAQGLDCVIRFRLEKGVQPFQDLVYGWNKHEAFGWEPPQFGHLPLLLNKDGAKLSKRQGDIFLERFARDGFLPEALLDIVTNCGSGFTEKQMGRTLEELISQFEVGRITTHSALLDLEALPEFNRIHLTRHIENQGLRQKLVRELQGLVELVYGDQQVDPDVLENEYVERVLLLRKGHISLLKNLVSSDYSYLWVRPSVSRQQLQTISAEVDKIGKLVLGLMTRPAAALTVEELNKDLRSLQKQTRETKYSSMMQLLRLALSGQQHGPSVAEMMVTLGAEEVCGRIHRALSS from the exons ATGGCGCGAGCTCTGCGCGCGCTGCGCTGCGcggcgggaccgggaccgggaccgggatcgggatcgggaccCGGACCCGGACCCGGCCTCGGCCTCGGCCCCGGTCCCAGTCCCGAGCGGGGGCCGCGCGTCCGGTTCGGGCCCAGCCCCACAG GTTTTCTGCATTTAGGTGGCCTTAGGACTGCTTTGTACAATTATATCTTTGCCAAAAAACACCAAGGGACATTTATATTAAGAGTGGAGGATACAGATCAGAGTCGGGTggtgcctggagctgcagaaggaataGAAGATATGTTGGACTGGGCAG GTATTCCCCCGGACGAGAGCcccgggcggggcggccccgccgggccctaCGTGCAGTCGCGGAGGCTGGAGCTGTacgggcgggcgggcgcggcgctgcTGGCCAGCGGGGCCGCCTACCGCTGCTTCTGCAGCCCGCAGCGCCTGCAGCTGCTGCGCCGGGACGCGCTGCGCAGCCAGCAGACCCCGCG GTATGACAACCGCTGTCGGCACCTGGCGCCCGCAGAAGTGGCGCAGAAGCTGGCACAGGGCCTCGACTGCGTCATCCGCTTCCGCCTGGAGAAGGGGGTGCAGCCCTTCCAGGACCTGGTCTACGGCTGGAACAAGCACGAG GCCTTTGGCTGGGAGCCCCCTCAGTTTGGCcacctccctctgctgctgaaCAAGGACGGTGCCAAGCTGTCCAAGAGGCAGGGGGACATCTTCCTGGAGCGCTTCGCTCGGGACGGCTTCCTGCCCGAGGCGCTGCTGGACATCGTCACCAACTGCGgctcgggcttcacag AGAAGCAGATGGGGAGGACTTTGGAGGAGCTGATCTCCCAGTTTGAAGTAGGCAGAATTACAACCCATTCTGCTCTGCTGGACCTTGAAGCGCTCCCAGAATTCAACAG GATTCACCTGACCCGTCACATTGAGAACCAAGGGCTGCGCCAGAAGCTCGTtagggagctgcaggggctggtggaGCTCGTCTATGGGGATCAGCAAGTGGATCCAGATGTTCTGGAAAATGAATACGTGGAGCGAGTCCTTCTGCTGAGAAAA GGTCACATAAGCCTCCTGAAGAATCTGGTGTCGAGTGATTACTCTTACCTGTGGGTCAGGCCCTCAGTGTCCCGCCAGCAGCTACAAACAATTTCTGCAGAAGTAGATAAAATAGGAAAACTAGTCTTAGG GCTCATGACAAGACCAGCAGCTGCCTTGACTGTGGAGGAGTTGAACAAAGACCTGAGAAGTCTCCAGAAGCAAACCAGAGAGACCAAGTACAGCAGCATGATGCAGCTCCTGCGCCTGGCGCTCAGCGGGCAGCAG CACGGCCCGAGCGTGGCTGAGATGATGGTGActctgggagctgaggaggTGTGTGGCCGGATAcacagagccctgtccagctga